The following are encoded in a window of Ricinus communis isolate WT05 ecotype wild-type chromosome 4, ASM1957865v1, whole genome shotgun sequence genomic DNA:
- the LOC8260838 gene encoding protein S-acyltransferase 10 isoform X2 — MLYLCVVVIAVQCNSTNLHIQIQSKSQQKKKQKKRREEEELIPHFLIVPDFLCGFILIRRKPTFSLLLSMPMTSVFRESCHGALHGCYRLFPCLADPARRSALGLKVALVMLHLIYVGILFIFDDDLIEKARQEPWYIVLYLLLFVATLVQYFATACSSPGYVLDAMRGLNDKNAAFAKASIPSKTLTCSYCNVEQPPRAKHCHDCDKCVLQFDHHCVWLGTCIGQGNHCRFWWYICEETTLCLWTGILYIAYLKANITRAWWKDAIMIILLVTLSIASIFLLLLLLFHSYLILTNQTTYELVRRRRIPYLRGIPERVYPFSKGACRNLYEFCCVRSSLYNLERLPTPIELEEKSRPYTCLDFLTCRCC; from the exons ATGTTGTATCTGTGCGTCGTTGTCATCGCGGTGCAGTGCAATTCAACTAACCTTCACATACAAATACAATCCAAAAGTcagcagaagaagaagcagaagaaaagaagagaagaagaagaattaattCCTCATTTCCTTATAGTGCCGGATTTCTTATGCGGATTCATTCTAATAAGGCGTAAACCCACTTTCTCTTTATT ATTGTCAATGCCAATGACTAGTGTGTTCCGTGAATCCTGCCATGGGGCACTCCACGGATGCTACCGCCTTTTCCCCTGTCTCGCTGATCCTG CGAGGAGATCTGCATTGGGGTTAAAGGTGGCATTAGTGATGCTACATCTGATATACGTTGgaattctctttattttcgATGATGATTTGATAGAGAAAGCAAGACAAGAGCCTTG GTACATTGTTTTATACCTGCTGTTGTTTGTTGCAACATTGGTTCAATACTTTGCTACAGCTTGTTCTTCTCCAGG CTATGTTCTTGATGCAATGAGGGGTCTGAACGATAAAAATGCAGCATTTGCAAAGGCATCAATTCCCTCCAA AACTTTGACGTGTTCCTATTGCAATGTTGAACAG CCCCCACGAGCAAAGCATTGCCATGATTGTGACAAATGTGTTCTTCAGTTTGATCATCATTGCGTTTGGCTTGGAACGTGCATTGGCCAGGGAAATCATTGTCGATTTTG gtggtatatttgtgaagaAACAACATTGTGCTTATGGACTGGAATCTTGTACATTGCATACTTGAAGGCTAACATCACAAGGGCTTG GTGGAAAGATGCAATCATGATTATTTTGCTGGTTACCTTGTCAATTGCCTCGATCTTTCTGCTGCTTCTCTTACTTTTCCATAG CTAtcttattttgacaaatcAGACTACCTATGAACTTGTAAGGCGAAGACGCATCCCATATTTAAG GGGAATTCCTGAACGAGTGTATCCATTCAGTAAAGGAGCTTGCAGAAATCTATATGAGTTTTGCTGTGTCCGAAGCAGCTTATACAACCTGGAAAGGTTACCCACACCCATTGAACTTGAAGAGAAGTCCAGACCTTACACATGCTTAGATTTTTTAACATGCCGATGCTGTTGA
- the LOC8260838 gene encoding protein S-acyltransferase 10 isoform X1: MLYLCVVVIAVQCNSTNLHIQIQSKSQQKKKQKKRREEEELIPHFLIVPDFLCGFILIRRKPTFSLLLSMPMTSVFRESCHGALHGCYRLFPCLADPARRSALGLKVALVMLHLIYVGILFIFDDDLIEKARQEPWYIVLYLLLFVATLVQYFATACSSPGYVLDAMRGLNDKNAAFAKASIPSKQPASSKNGSLIITVDESRSGKTSSGSNITSWTKIVLDMYPPGTSVRTLTCSYCNVEQPPRAKHCHDCDKCVLQFDHHCVWLGTCIGQGNHCRFWWYICEETTLCLWTGILYIAYLKANITRAWWKDAIMIILLVTLSIASIFLLLLLLFHSYLILTNQTTYELVRRRRIPYLRGIPERVYPFSKGACRNLYEFCCVRSSLYNLERLPTPIELEEKSRPYTCLDFLTCRCC; the protein is encoded by the exons ATGTTGTATCTGTGCGTCGTTGTCATCGCGGTGCAGTGCAATTCAACTAACCTTCACATACAAATACAATCCAAAAGTcagcagaagaagaagcagaagaaaagaagagaagaagaagaattaattCCTCATTTCCTTATAGTGCCGGATTTCTTATGCGGATTCATTCTAATAAGGCGTAAACCCACTTTCTCTTTATT ATTGTCAATGCCAATGACTAGTGTGTTCCGTGAATCCTGCCATGGGGCACTCCACGGATGCTACCGCCTTTTCCCCTGTCTCGCTGATCCTG CGAGGAGATCTGCATTGGGGTTAAAGGTGGCATTAGTGATGCTACATCTGATATACGTTGgaattctctttattttcgATGATGATTTGATAGAGAAAGCAAGACAAGAGCCTTG GTACATTGTTTTATACCTGCTGTTGTTTGTTGCAACATTGGTTCAATACTTTGCTACAGCTTGTTCTTCTCCAGG CTATGTTCTTGATGCAATGAGGGGTCTGAACGATAAAAATGCAGCATTTGCAAAGGCATCAATTCCCTCCAA ACAACCTGCTTCAAGTAAAAATGGTAGCTTGATTATCACAGTGGACGAGAGTCGATCAGGAAAAACTTCTTCAGGAAGTAATATAACATCTTGGACAAAGATTGTTTTGGACATGTACCCCCCTGGAACATCCGTTAG AACTTTGACGTGTTCCTATTGCAATGTTGAACAG CCCCCACGAGCAAAGCATTGCCATGATTGTGACAAATGTGTTCTTCAGTTTGATCATCATTGCGTTTGGCTTGGAACGTGCATTGGCCAGGGAAATCATTGTCGATTTTG gtggtatatttgtgaagaAACAACATTGTGCTTATGGACTGGAATCTTGTACATTGCATACTTGAAGGCTAACATCACAAGGGCTTG GTGGAAAGATGCAATCATGATTATTTTGCTGGTTACCTTGTCAATTGCCTCGATCTTTCTGCTGCTTCTCTTACTTTTCCATAG CTAtcttattttgacaaatcAGACTACCTATGAACTTGTAAGGCGAAGACGCATCCCATATTTAAG GGGAATTCCTGAACGAGTGTATCCATTCAGTAAAGGAGCTTGCAGAAATCTATATGAGTTTTGCTGTGTCCGAAGCAGCTTATACAACCTGGAAAGGTTACCCACACCCATTGAACTTGAAGAGAAGTCCAGACCTTACACATGCTTAGATTTTTTAACATGCCGATGCTGTTGA
- the LOC8260838 gene encoding protein S-acyltransferase 10 isoform X3: MPMTSVFRESCHGALHGCYRLFPCLADPARRSALGLKVALVMLHLIYVGILFIFDDDLIEKARQEPWYIVLYLLLFVATLVQYFATACSSPGYVLDAMRGLNDKNAAFAKASIPSKQPASSKNGSLIITVDESRSGKTSSGSNITSWTKIVLDMYPPGTSVRTLTCSYCNVEQPPRAKHCHDCDKCVLQFDHHCVWLGTCIGQGNHCRFWWYICEETTLCLWTGILYIAYLKANITRAWWKDAIMIILLVTLSIASIFLLLLLLFHSYLILTNQTTYELVRRRRIPYLRGIPERVYPFSKGACRNLYEFCCVRSSLYNLERLPTPIELEEKSRPYTCLDFLTCRCC, from the exons ATGCCAATGACTAGTGTGTTCCGTGAATCCTGCCATGGGGCACTCCACGGATGCTACCGCCTTTTCCCCTGTCTCGCTGATCCTG CGAGGAGATCTGCATTGGGGTTAAAGGTGGCATTAGTGATGCTACATCTGATATACGTTGgaattctctttattttcgATGATGATTTGATAGAGAAAGCAAGACAAGAGCCTTG GTACATTGTTTTATACCTGCTGTTGTTTGTTGCAACATTGGTTCAATACTTTGCTACAGCTTGTTCTTCTCCAGG CTATGTTCTTGATGCAATGAGGGGTCTGAACGATAAAAATGCAGCATTTGCAAAGGCATCAATTCCCTCCAA ACAACCTGCTTCAAGTAAAAATGGTAGCTTGATTATCACAGTGGACGAGAGTCGATCAGGAAAAACTTCTTCAGGAAGTAATATAACATCTTGGACAAAGATTGTTTTGGACATGTACCCCCCTGGAACATCCGTTAG AACTTTGACGTGTTCCTATTGCAATGTTGAACAG CCCCCACGAGCAAAGCATTGCCATGATTGTGACAAATGTGTTCTTCAGTTTGATCATCATTGCGTTTGGCTTGGAACGTGCATTGGCCAGGGAAATCATTGTCGATTTTG gtggtatatttgtgaagaAACAACATTGTGCTTATGGACTGGAATCTTGTACATTGCATACTTGAAGGCTAACATCACAAGGGCTTG GTGGAAAGATGCAATCATGATTATTTTGCTGGTTACCTTGTCAATTGCCTCGATCTTTCTGCTGCTTCTCTTACTTTTCCATAG CTAtcttattttgacaaatcAGACTACCTATGAACTTGTAAGGCGAAGACGCATCCCATATTTAAG GGGAATTCCTGAACGAGTGTATCCATTCAGTAAAGGAGCTTGCAGAAATCTATATGAGTTTTGCTGTGTCCGAAGCAGCTTATACAACCTGGAAAGGTTACCCACACCCATTGAACTTGAAGAGAAGTCCAGACCTTACACATGCTTAGATTTTTTAACATGCCGATGCTGTTGA